In Thunnus maccoyii chromosome 3, fThuMac1.1, whole genome shotgun sequence, the following proteins share a genomic window:
- the eif4ba gene encoding eukaryotic translation initiation factor 4Ba isoform X1 — translation MAASAKKKNKKGKTLTLTDFLAEDSGGSGPAPSYPTKSTSWADETDDLDGDVSTSWHTEEDTYRAPPIDRSILPTAPRSAREPNIDRSRLPRSPPYTAFLGNLPYDVTEESIKDFFRGLAISAVRLPREPSNPERLKGFGYAEFDDVESLLRALSLNEENLGNRRIRVDIADQSNDKERDGGLMGGRDRGGRMADMGPDKTDSDWRARPSADADDGPPRRDDAFGERSRDRYESDRYRDGPRRDNDRYDGGRDRYRDRYDDRDRRDYDRGGFDSRGGGGRRAFGSGFRRDYDDSRGSNDRYGDRDRYGDRDGDRYERRDDRREERAPQQRPKLNLKPRSVPKEEEGSGGGGGSSAGAAPTSGSRASSIFGGAKPVDTAAKEREVEERLKKEEERLQRQLEEDKGRGPDRKMRDRDPSWRNEESHTERSRTGSESSQQGSTSGRASRCRDSERSGENEVFSGREDEPSSPGASPRPPSSKEPLKVMPAPPPKENAWAKRSAVSTSSSEGDRRPPVSPVSPSGSAPPKLSSSSSADERGSGKDENKADGVRRDRGPPRARGGPAGPGAGRGRGEGPNRDRRKEADRKDNRRDRDSRPPPEPKKYEETPTPKFSSASKYAALLMDGDQGDDAEDVE, via the exons ATGGCGGCGTCAG CtaagaagaagaataagaaggGGAAGACCCTCACTCTGACTGACTTCCTGGCAGAGGACAGTGGAGGCAGCGGTCCAGCCCCCAGCTACCCAACCAAGTCCACTAGCTGGGCTGATGAGACTGATGACCTGGATGGAGATG TCTCGACTTCGTGGCACACGGAGGAGGATACATACCGGGCGCCGCCGATTGACCGCTCCATCCTGCCCACAGCACCCCGCTCAGCCCGTGAACCCAATATCGACCGGTCCCGACTGCCCCGCAGCCCGCCTTACACGGCCTTCCTGGGCAACCTGCCCTATGATGTCACTGAGGAATCGATCAAAGACTTCTTCCGCGGCTTGGCA ATCAGTGCAGTGCGTCTGCCTCGAGAGCCCAGTAACCCAGAGAGGCTGAAGGGCTTTGGTTATGCTGAATTTGACGATGTGGAATCCCTCCTGAGGGCTTTAAGTCTCAATGAGGAG AATCTGGGCAACCGAAGGATCCGTGTGGATATTGCAGACCAGTCTAATGATAAAG AGAGAGATGGTGGACTCATGGGAGGCCGTGACAGGGGTGGACGGATGGCAGACATGGGCCCTGACAAGACAGACAGCGACTGGAGGGCTCGGCCCAGTGCAGACGCTGATGATGGACCTCCCAGAAGAGATGATGCCTTTGGAGAGA GATCTCGAGACCGTTATGAGTCAGATCGTTACAGAGATGGTCCACGGCGGGACAATGACCGTTATGACGGTGGAAGAGACCGCTACCGGGATCGCTATGATGACAGAGACCGCAGAGACTACGATAGAGGAG GTTTTGACTCTCGTGGTGGAGGAGGTCGTCGTGCCTTTGGCAGCGGCTTCCGCCGTGATTACGATGACAGTCGGGGTAGCAATGACCGTTATGGTGACAGGGATCGTTATGGCGACCGTGACGGTGACCGGTATGAACGGCGCGATGACAGGCGTGAGGAGAGAG CTCCCCAGCAGAGACCCAAGTTGAACCTGAAGCCCCGTAGCGTGCCCAAGGAGGAAGaaggtagtggtggtggtggtggttctTCCGCAGGTGCAGCTCCGACCTCCGGCAGCAGGGCCTCATCCATCTTTGGTGGTGCTAAGCCAGTTGACACAGCAGCCAAGGAGAGGGAGGTAGAGGAGAGGctgaagaaagaggaagagaggctGCAGAGGCAACTGGAGGAAGACAAGGGTCGAGGACCCGACAGAAAGATGCGAGACAG GGACCCAAGCTGGCGCAATGAGGAATCTCATACTGAGCGATCTCGCACAGGAAGTGAGTCTTCACAGCAAGGAAGCACTTCTGGAAGAG CTTCACGGTGTCGAGATAGCGAGCGCTCTGGGGAGAATGAGGTTTTCAGTGGGAGAGAAGATGAACCCTCATCCCCTGGGGCCTCCCCACGGCCTCCCTCCTCCAAGGAGCCGCTGAAGGTGATGCCTGCGCCTCCTCCCAAGGAGAACGCCTGGGCCAAGAGAAGTGCGGTCAGCACAAGCTCTAGCGAGGGTGATAGGCGACCCCCAGTCTCCCCCGTCTCCCCAAGTGGTTCAGCTCCTCCTAAGCTCAG CTCCTCAAGTTCTGCAGATGAAAGAGGATCTGGAAAGG ATGAGAACAAGGCTGACGGTGTGCGTCGGGACCGGGGGCCCCCACGGGCAAGAGGGGGGCCTGCAGGGCCTGGAGCAGGGCGGGGCCGAGGAGAGGGTCCCAACAGAGACCGAAGAAAGGAGGCAGACAG AAAGGATAACAGAAGAGACCGAGACTCCAGACCACCACCAGAGCCAAAGAAATACGAAGAAACCCCAACCCCC aagtTCAGCTCAGCCAGTAAATACGCCGCTTTGCTAATGGATGGAGACCAAGGAGACGACGCTGAGGATGTCgaatag
- the eif4ba gene encoding eukaryotic translation initiation factor 4Ba isoform X2, translated as MAASAKKKNKKGKTLTLTDFLAEDSGGSGPAPSYPTKSTSWADETDDLDGDVSTSWHTEEDTYRAPPIDRSILPTAPRSAREPNIDRSRLPRSPPYTAFLGNLPYDVTEESIKDFFRGLAISAVRLPREPSNPERLKGFGYAEFDDVESLLRALSLNEENLGNRRIRVDIADQSNDKERDGGLMGGRDRGGRMADMGPDKTDSDWRARPSADADDGPPRRDDAFGERSRDRYESDRYRDGPRRDNDRYDGGRDRYRDRYDDRDRRDYDRGGFDSRGGGGRRAFGSGFRRDYDDSRGSNDRYGDRDRYGDRDGDRYERRDDRREERAPQQRPKLNLKPRSVPKEEEGSGGGGGSSAGAAPTSGSRASSIFGGAKPVDTAAKEREVEERLKKEEERLQRQLEEDKGRGPDRKMRDRDPSWRNEESHTERSRTGSESSQQGSTSGRASRCRDSERSGENEVFSGREDEPSSPGASPRPPSSKEPLKVMPAPPPKENAWAKRSAVSTSSSEGDRRPPVSPVSPSGSAPPKLSSSSSADERGSGKERITEETETPDHHQSQRNTKKPQPPSSAQPVNTPLC; from the exons ATGGCGGCGTCAG CtaagaagaagaataagaaggGGAAGACCCTCACTCTGACTGACTTCCTGGCAGAGGACAGTGGAGGCAGCGGTCCAGCCCCCAGCTACCCAACCAAGTCCACTAGCTGGGCTGATGAGACTGATGACCTGGATGGAGATG TCTCGACTTCGTGGCACACGGAGGAGGATACATACCGGGCGCCGCCGATTGACCGCTCCATCCTGCCCACAGCACCCCGCTCAGCCCGTGAACCCAATATCGACCGGTCCCGACTGCCCCGCAGCCCGCCTTACACGGCCTTCCTGGGCAACCTGCCCTATGATGTCACTGAGGAATCGATCAAAGACTTCTTCCGCGGCTTGGCA ATCAGTGCAGTGCGTCTGCCTCGAGAGCCCAGTAACCCAGAGAGGCTGAAGGGCTTTGGTTATGCTGAATTTGACGATGTGGAATCCCTCCTGAGGGCTTTAAGTCTCAATGAGGAG AATCTGGGCAACCGAAGGATCCGTGTGGATATTGCAGACCAGTCTAATGATAAAG AGAGAGATGGTGGACTCATGGGAGGCCGTGACAGGGGTGGACGGATGGCAGACATGGGCCCTGACAAGACAGACAGCGACTGGAGGGCTCGGCCCAGTGCAGACGCTGATGATGGACCTCCCAGAAGAGATGATGCCTTTGGAGAGA GATCTCGAGACCGTTATGAGTCAGATCGTTACAGAGATGGTCCACGGCGGGACAATGACCGTTATGACGGTGGAAGAGACCGCTACCGGGATCGCTATGATGACAGAGACCGCAGAGACTACGATAGAGGAG GTTTTGACTCTCGTGGTGGAGGAGGTCGTCGTGCCTTTGGCAGCGGCTTCCGCCGTGATTACGATGACAGTCGGGGTAGCAATGACCGTTATGGTGACAGGGATCGTTATGGCGACCGTGACGGTGACCGGTATGAACGGCGCGATGACAGGCGTGAGGAGAGAG CTCCCCAGCAGAGACCCAAGTTGAACCTGAAGCCCCGTAGCGTGCCCAAGGAGGAAGaaggtagtggtggtggtggtggttctTCCGCAGGTGCAGCTCCGACCTCCGGCAGCAGGGCCTCATCCATCTTTGGTGGTGCTAAGCCAGTTGACACAGCAGCCAAGGAGAGGGAGGTAGAGGAGAGGctgaagaaagaggaagagaggctGCAGAGGCAACTGGAGGAAGACAAGGGTCGAGGACCCGACAGAAAGATGCGAGACAG GGACCCAAGCTGGCGCAATGAGGAATCTCATACTGAGCGATCTCGCACAGGAAGTGAGTCTTCACAGCAAGGAAGCACTTCTGGAAGAG CTTCACGGTGTCGAGATAGCGAGCGCTCTGGGGAGAATGAGGTTTTCAGTGGGAGAGAAGATGAACCCTCATCCCCTGGGGCCTCCCCACGGCCTCCCTCCTCCAAGGAGCCGCTGAAGGTGATGCCTGCGCCTCCTCCCAAGGAGAACGCCTGGGCCAAGAGAAGTGCGGTCAGCACAAGCTCTAGCGAGGGTGATAGGCGACCCCCAGTCTCCCCCGTCTCCCCAAGTGGTTCAGCTCCTCCTAAGCTCAG CTCCTCAAGTTCTGCAGATGAAAGAGGATCTGGAAAGG AAAGGATAACAGAAGAGACCGAGACTCCAGACCACCACCAGAGCCAAAGAAATACGAAGAAACCCCAACCCCC aagtTCAGCTCAGCCAGTAAATACGCCGCTTTGCTAA
- the eif4ba gene encoding eukaryotic translation initiation factor 4Ba isoform X3: MAASAKKKNKKGKTLTLTDFLAEDSGGSGPAPSYPTKSTSWADETDDLDGDVSTSWHTEEDTYRAPPIDRSILPTAPRSAREPNIDRSRLPRSPPYTAFLGNLPYDVTEESIKDFFRGLAISAVRLPREPSNPERLKGFGYAEFDDVESLLRALSLNEENLGNRRIRVDIADQSNDKERDGGLMGGRDRGGRMADMGPDKTDSDWRARPSADADDGPPRRDDAFGERSRDRYESDRYRDGPRRDNDRYDGGRDRYRDRYDDRDRRDYDRGGFDSRGGGGRRAFGSGFRRDYDDSRGSNDRYGDRDRYGDRDGDRYERRDDRREERAPQQRPKLNLKPRSVPKEEEGSGGGGGSSAGAAPTSGSRASSIFGGAKPVDTAAKEREVEERLKKEEERLQRQLEEDKGRGPDRKMRDRDPSWRNEESHTERSRTGSESSQQGSTSGRASRCRDSERSGENEVFSGREDEPSSPGASPRPPSSKEPLKVMPAPPPKENAWAKRSAVSTSSSEGDRRPPVSPVSPSGSAPPKLSSSSSADERGSGKEVQLSQ; encoded by the exons ATGGCGGCGTCAG CtaagaagaagaataagaaggGGAAGACCCTCACTCTGACTGACTTCCTGGCAGAGGACAGTGGAGGCAGCGGTCCAGCCCCCAGCTACCCAACCAAGTCCACTAGCTGGGCTGATGAGACTGATGACCTGGATGGAGATG TCTCGACTTCGTGGCACACGGAGGAGGATACATACCGGGCGCCGCCGATTGACCGCTCCATCCTGCCCACAGCACCCCGCTCAGCCCGTGAACCCAATATCGACCGGTCCCGACTGCCCCGCAGCCCGCCTTACACGGCCTTCCTGGGCAACCTGCCCTATGATGTCACTGAGGAATCGATCAAAGACTTCTTCCGCGGCTTGGCA ATCAGTGCAGTGCGTCTGCCTCGAGAGCCCAGTAACCCAGAGAGGCTGAAGGGCTTTGGTTATGCTGAATTTGACGATGTGGAATCCCTCCTGAGGGCTTTAAGTCTCAATGAGGAG AATCTGGGCAACCGAAGGATCCGTGTGGATATTGCAGACCAGTCTAATGATAAAG AGAGAGATGGTGGACTCATGGGAGGCCGTGACAGGGGTGGACGGATGGCAGACATGGGCCCTGACAAGACAGACAGCGACTGGAGGGCTCGGCCCAGTGCAGACGCTGATGATGGACCTCCCAGAAGAGATGATGCCTTTGGAGAGA GATCTCGAGACCGTTATGAGTCAGATCGTTACAGAGATGGTCCACGGCGGGACAATGACCGTTATGACGGTGGAAGAGACCGCTACCGGGATCGCTATGATGACAGAGACCGCAGAGACTACGATAGAGGAG GTTTTGACTCTCGTGGTGGAGGAGGTCGTCGTGCCTTTGGCAGCGGCTTCCGCCGTGATTACGATGACAGTCGGGGTAGCAATGACCGTTATGGTGACAGGGATCGTTATGGCGACCGTGACGGTGACCGGTATGAACGGCGCGATGACAGGCGTGAGGAGAGAG CTCCCCAGCAGAGACCCAAGTTGAACCTGAAGCCCCGTAGCGTGCCCAAGGAGGAAGaaggtagtggtggtggtggtggttctTCCGCAGGTGCAGCTCCGACCTCCGGCAGCAGGGCCTCATCCATCTTTGGTGGTGCTAAGCCAGTTGACACAGCAGCCAAGGAGAGGGAGGTAGAGGAGAGGctgaagaaagaggaagagaggctGCAGAGGCAACTGGAGGAAGACAAGGGTCGAGGACCCGACAGAAAGATGCGAGACAG GGACCCAAGCTGGCGCAATGAGGAATCTCATACTGAGCGATCTCGCACAGGAAGTGAGTCTTCACAGCAAGGAAGCACTTCTGGAAGAG CTTCACGGTGTCGAGATAGCGAGCGCTCTGGGGAGAATGAGGTTTTCAGTGGGAGAGAAGATGAACCCTCATCCCCTGGGGCCTCCCCACGGCCTCCCTCCTCCAAGGAGCCGCTGAAGGTGATGCCTGCGCCTCCTCCCAAGGAGAACGCCTGGGCCAAGAGAAGTGCGGTCAGCACAAGCTCTAGCGAGGGTGATAGGCGACCCCCAGTCTCCCCCGTCTCCCCAAGTGGTTCAGCTCCTCCTAAGCTCAG CTCCTCAAGTTCTGCAGATGAAAGAGGATCTGGAAAGG aagtTCAGCTCAGCCAGTAA